The Beijerinckiaceae bacterium genome has a window encoding:
- a CDS encoding hydrophobe/amphiphile efflux-1 family RND transporter yields the protein MMSRFFIERPILANVLAFVMMLIGGVALLKLPVAQYPNVVPPTVQVTARYPGASAKTVVDTVALPIEQQVNGVEHMLYMQSTSASDGTYTLTITFAIGSDADFMQVLVQNRVARAMAQLPQAVQIQGVITQKRATSILQFVTLSSPDERFDSLFLSNYGVINLQNELARLPGVGNVNVFGTGQYAMRVWMDPMTLQARGLTPSDVVTAIQQQSQEVTAGAIGMPPVQAGVDFQYVVNINGRLNDPKEYEKIIVKVDAANGGQITRVGDIGHVELGAQTYSQSFTFNGHPAAGIGIYQLPEANAIDVAKEVRAKMEELSKRFPPGLVYSIPFDTTVFVEASIHEVYKTLFEAAILVLIVILVFLQDWRATLVPATTVPVTLIAAFAAMWALGFTVNLSTLFAIVLAIGIVVDDAIVIVEGVARHIDDGMDGQAAAEKAMDELFGPIVGITLVLMAVFIPAAFLPGLTGQLYQQFALVIAATAFISAINAVTLKPTQCALWLRPAVPPEQRNIFYRGFNRVYDACERGYAALISRMVHVSGAMVFVSLVLIGIAAWGLTRLPTAFLPIEDQGYVLIGAQLPDGASLERTTAVMQKVTTIAQGFPGVDQVLAINGVSVLDNNASLSNGGVAYVMLKDWDSRSKAKGQDLRSIFNGLNGALHQIEDASTFVIVPPPIQGIGNASGFTMQVELKDGNFDYAMLENITRAIVQDGETQSSLSHLTTSFRAGEPQLYVSVDRVKAATLGVTVGQVFSALSDFIGSNYVTQFNKFGRVFQVYIQSEGQYRVRPDDIRNFKVRAGNGTMVPLGTIVDVRTVVGPGLISLYNLYPTATIIGTPSEGFSSGDSLALMEQIAQKTLPPSAGYEWSAMSYQEKAVGKQIYYVFAFAILLVYFVLAGQYESWILPLAVLLAVPLALLGTVGALMGLGVANNLYTQIGLILLIALSSKNAILIVEYAREKRAEGMEIMAAAIEAARLRFRPILMTSFAFILGVVPLVLASGAGASARKSIGIAVFSGMLASTLLAVLFVPSFFTVLQRFDERRLGKKAAEKAKAGVGQV from the coding sequence ATGATGTCGCGTTTCTTCATCGAGCGGCCGATCCTCGCCAATGTTCTGGCGTTCGTGATGATGCTGATCGGCGGGGTGGCGCTCCTCAAGCTGCCGGTCGCGCAATATCCAAATGTCGTGCCGCCGACTGTCCAGGTTACGGCCCGCTATCCCGGCGCCAGTGCGAAGACCGTCGTCGACACTGTGGCTCTGCCGATCGAGCAGCAGGTGAACGGCGTCGAGCATATGCTTTACATGCAATCGACGAGCGCGAGCGATGGCACCTACACGCTCACGATCACCTTTGCCATCGGCAGCGATGCCGACTTCATGCAGGTCCTTGTCCAGAATCGGGTGGCGAGAGCCATGGCGCAATTGCCGCAAGCCGTGCAAATTCAGGGCGTGATCACCCAGAAGAGAGCGACATCGATTCTGCAATTCGTGACTCTGTCTTCTCCGGACGAGCGGTTCGACAGTCTTTTTCTCTCAAATTACGGCGTCATCAATCTGCAAAACGAATTGGCGCGTTTGCCGGGAGTCGGCAATGTCAATGTGTTCGGCACGGGCCAGTACGCGATGCGGGTCTGGATGGATCCAATGACTCTTCAGGCGCGCGGCTTGACGCCGAGCGACGTCGTCACCGCGATCCAACAGCAAAGCCAAGAGGTCACCGCCGGCGCGATCGGCATGCCCCCGGTTCAGGCCGGCGTTGATTTCCAATATGTGGTCAATATCAACGGCCGCCTCAACGATCCAAAAGAATATGAGAAGATCATTGTAAAAGTCGACGCGGCCAATGGCGGGCAAATCACCCGCGTCGGCGATATCGGTCACGTCGAACTTGGCGCGCAGACCTACAGCCAATCCTTCACCTTCAACGGCCATCCCGCGGCAGGCATCGGTATTTATCAATTGCCGGAGGCGAATGCGATCGACGTCGCGAAGGAAGTCCGCGCCAAGATGGAAGAGCTTTCCAAGAGGTTCCCGCCGGGGCTTGTCTATTCGATTCCGTTCGACACGACGGTCTTTGTCGAGGCCTCGATCCACGAAGTCTACAAAACCCTGTTCGAGGCCGCGATCCTGGTGCTGATCGTCATTCTGGTTTTCTTGCAGGATTGGCGTGCGACCTTAGTACCGGCGACGACCGTGCCCGTGACCCTCATCGCGGCTTTCGCGGCAATGTGGGCGCTTGGCTTCACCGTCAACCTGTCGACGCTGTTTGCGATCGTCCTCGCCATCGGCATCGTCGTCGACGATGCGATCGTCATTGTCGAGGGGGTGGCCCGCCATATCGACGATGGCATGGACGGGCAGGCCGCGGCTGAAAAGGCCATGGATGAATTGTTCGGGCCGATTGTAGGTATTACCTTGGTTCTGATGGCGGTGTTCATTCCCGCCGCCTTTTTGCCGGGCCTGACGGGTCAGCTCTATCAGCAATTTGCGCTCGTCATCGCGGCCACCGCCTTCATCAGCGCGATCAATGCGGTGACTCTCAAGCCGACGCAATGCGCGCTCTGGCTTCGCCCCGCGGTGCCGCCAGAACAGCGCAATATCTTCTATCGCGGATTCAATCGGGTCTATGACGCTTGCGAACGCGGCTACGCCGCCTTGATCAGCCGCATGGTCCATGTAAGTGGCGCCATGGTGTTCGTGTCGCTCGTTTTGATTGGGATCGCGGCCTGGGGCTTAACCCGGCTTCCGACCGCATTCTTGCCGATCGAGGATCAGGGCTATGTTCTGATCGGGGCGCAGCTTCCGGACGGCGCTTCGCTGGAACGCACCACGGCGGTGATGCAAAAAGTCACCACCATTGCGCAAGGTTTTCCGGGCGTCGATCAGGTGTTGGCGATCAATGGCGTGTCTGTTCTCGACAATAACGCCAGCCTATCGAACGGCGGCGTCGCCTATGTCATGCTGAAGGATTGGGATAGCCGCAGCAAGGCCAAGGGTCAGGATTTGCGCAGCATCTTCAACGGTCTGAACGGCGCGCTGCATCAAATTGAAGACGCCAGCACCTTCGTTATCGTGCCGCCGCCAATCCAGGGCATCGGCAATGCGAGCGGCTTCACAATGCAGGTTGAACTGAAGGACGGAAATTTCGACTACGCGATGCTGGAAAACATAACGCGCGCCATTGTCCAGGACGGCGAAACACAATCCTCCCTCAGCCATCTCACCACCTCGTTTCGTGCCGGTGAGCCGCAGCTTTATGTCTCGGTCGACCGGGTCAAGGCGGCCACGCTCGGCGTCACTGTCGGCCAGGTCTTTTCCGCCCTGTCGGATTTCATCGGCTCCAACTATGTCACGCAATTCAACAAGTTCGGCCGCGTGTTTCAGGTCTATATCCAATCCGAGGGACAATATCGCGTCAGGCCCGACGACATCCGCAATTTCAAAGTGCGAGCTGGCAATGGAACGATGGTGCCGCTTGGCACCATTGTCGATGTCCGAACCGTGGTGGGGCCTGGACTGATCAGCCTCTACAATCTTTACCCGACGGCAACGATCATCGGTACGCCGTCGGAGGGATTCAGTTCCGGCGACTCGCTCGCGCTGATGGAACAGATCGCGCAAAAAACCTTGCCTCCGAGCGCCGGATATGAATGGTCGGCCATGTCCTATCAGGAGAAGGCTGTCGGCAAACAGATCTATTACGTTTTCGCCTTTGCGATTCTGCTCGTCTATTTTGTCCTCGCCGGACAATATGAAAGCTGGATCCTGCCGCTCGCCGTACTGCTTGCGGTGCCGCTTGCTTTGCTCGGCACCGTCGGCGCGCTGATGGGGCTCGGGGTCGCCAATAATCTTTATACGCAGATTGGCCTCATCCTGCTCATTGCCCTTTCGAGCAAAAACGCGATCCTGATTGTCGAATATGCGCGCGAAAAACGCGCGGAGGGCATGGAAATCATGGCTGCGGCGATTGAAGCGGCGCGGCTGCGTTTCCGGCCCATCCTGATGACGTCCTTTGCCTTCATTCTTGGTGTGGTGCCGCTGGTTCTTGCAAGCGGCGCCGGCGCTTCGGCGCGCAAATCGATCGGGATTGCGGTCTTCAGCGGAATGCTGGCCTCGACTCTTCTGGCGGTTTTATTTGTCCCGTCATTTTTCACCGTTTTGCAGCGCTTCGACGAGCGGAGGCTGGGGAAGAAAGCCGCGGAAAAGGCGAAGGCCGGCGTCGGCCAGGTTTGA
- a CDS encoding efflux transporter periplasmic adaptor subunit, which produces MQRPRLLSQTWTAAAGALACGLALGVAGCDKHNAYVPPPPAKVTVAPPVERPLTLYFELTGNTQAFKSVTLNARIQGFLTEQTYKDGAKVSKGQRLFGIERDTYAAALDQAKATLAAQQAILLQAQQEFGRKSALGKQAVASVSAVEDAKAKLDQALAGVDGAKAGVETASINFGYTEVTAPFDGVVTNHLVDVGALVGVSGPTPLAMIVQVDPIYAYFNVSEAQVLTVKERRREEGGKAIDITEVPVELGLQSETGYPHKGHLDYVSPQVDPATGTLMVRGIFNNKDDLLLPGLFVRIRVPIDQRDKALFVADTAIGTSQQGSYLLVVGQDDIVEQRQVKTGPLQDDGLRAIDSGIAPGDLIVVGGTQRAVPGQKVSPRQVNAAETGGQGAGKSGASNL; this is translated from the coding sequence ATGCAGCGGCCAAGACTCTTATCGCAGACCTGGACCGCCGCCGCGGGAGCTCTTGCCTGTGGTCTGGCTCTCGGCGTCGCCGGATGCGACAAGCATAACGCCTATGTTCCGCCACCGCCCGCCAAGGTCACCGTCGCTCCGCCGGTCGAGCGGCCGCTGACGCTTTATTTCGAACTGACCGGCAACACCCAAGCCTTCAAATCGGTCACCCTTAACGCACGTATCCAGGGCTTCCTCACCGAGCAAACCTACAAAGACGGCGCCAAGGTCAGCAAAGGGCAAAGGCTGTTCGGCATTGAACGCGATACTTATGCCGCAGCTCTTGATCAGGCGAAGGCCACGCTCGCCGCCCAGCAGGCCATTCTGCTCCAGGCGCAACAGGAATTTGGGCGGAAATCCGCGCTGGGAAAACAGGCTGTGGCCTCGGTGTCCGCGGTCGAAGACGCCAAGGCAAAACTTGATCAGGCGCTGGCGGGAGTCGACGGCGCGAAAGCGGGGGTGGAGACGGCCAGCATCAACTTCGGTTACACGGAAGTGACCGCACCGTTCGATGGCGTCGTGACCAATCATTTGGTCGATGTGGGAGCGCTGGTCGGCGTCAGCGGGCCGACGCCGCTTGCGATGATTGTTCAAGTCGACCCGATCTACGCCTATTTCAATGTCAGCGAGGCACAGGTCCTTACCGTCAAGGAGAGGCGGCGCGAGGAAGGCGGCAAAGCCATCGACATCACCGAGGTGCCGGTGGAGCTGGGACTGCAGTCGGAAACCGGCTATCCCCACAAGGGTCATCTCGATTACGTATCCCCGCAAGTCGATCCGGCGACCGGCACTTTGATGGTCCGCGGGATTTTCAACAACAAAGACGATCTGTTGCTCCCCGGCCTGTTTGTGCGCATCCGCGTGCCGATCGACCAAAGGGACAAGGCGCTGTTTGTCGCCGACACGGCGATCGGCACCTCGCAGCAGGGCAGCTATCTGTTGGTGGTCGGACAGGACGACATCGTGGAGCAGCGGCAGGTGAAAACCGGGCCCTTGCAGGACGATGGCTTGCGGGCCATAGACAGCGGGATCGCCCCCGGCGATTTGATCGTCGTCGGCGGAACGCAACGTGCCGTTCCCGGCCAAAAAGTCTCACCGCGGCAGGTCAATGCAGCAGAGACCGGGGGGCAGGGCGCCGGCAAAAGCGGAGCCTCCAACCTTTAG
- a CDS encoding endopeptidase La: MTQKREPVRPGTTESYPVLPLRDIVVFPHMIVPLFVGREKSIRALEEVMKTDKLILLATQMTAADDDPATEAIFTTGTLASVLQLLKLPDGTVKVLVEGQVRAKVQGYTRTDDFYEADAEAVLEEPVDKVEVEALARSVVAEFEGYVKLNKKISPEVVAAVTQIDDYSKLADTIASHLAVKINDKQAVLETISIAKRLEKCLALMESEISVLQVEKRIRTRVKRQMEKTQREYYLNEQMKAIQKELGDEDGKDDLAEIEERIKTTKLSKEARDKATAELKKLRQMSPMSAEATVVRNYLDWLLTIPWNKRSKIKKDLTIAENVLDSEHFGLEKVKERIVEYLAVQSRANKLTGPILCLVGPPGVGKTSLGKSIAKATGREFVRMSLGGVRDEAEIRGHRRTYIGSMPGKIIQSMRKAKSSNPLFLLDEIDKMGMDFRGDPSSALLEVLDPEQNHCFNDHYLEVDYDLSNVMFVTTANTLNIPAPLMDRMEIIRIAGYTEDEKVEIARRHLIPAGLKKHGLALKEWSIDDAGLILLIRRYTREAGVRNLERELSKLARKAVKQILTGETKQVAVTEQNLPDFLGVPKFRYGEAETEDQVGVVTGLAWTEVGGELLTIEGVMMPGKGRMTVTGNLRDVMKESISAAASYVRSRAVDFGIEPPVFDRRDIHVHVPEGATPKDGPSAGVAMATAIVSIMTGIPIRRDIAMTGEITLRGRVLPIGGLKEKLLAALRGGLKMVLIPEENAKDLAEIPNSVKNALEIVPVARMDEVLRYALIRQPKPIVWEEDAKAVAPLATEEETPGAIAH, translated from the coding sequence ATGACCCAGAAACGCGAACCTGTTCGCCCCGGTACGACCGAAAGCTATCCCGTGCTTCCGTTGCGCGACATTGTGGTGTTTCCGCATATGATCGTGCCGCTGTTCGTGGGCCGCGAGAAATCGATTCGCGCGCTCGAAGAGGTGATGAAAACCGACAAGCTTATTCTGCTCGCGACGCAGATGACGGCCGCCGACGACGATCCAGCGACAGAAGCGATTTTCACAACCGGAACGCTGGCTTCGGTGTTGCAGCTTTTGAAATTGCCTGACGGGACCGTCAAGGTGCTTGTCGAAGGACAGGTGCGCGCCAAGGTGCAGGGCTATACCCGCACGGATGATTTCTACGAAGCCGATGCGGAAGCGGTCCTTGAGGAGCCGGTCGACAAAGTCGAGGTCGAAGCGCTTGCGCGTTCCGTCGTCGCCGAATTCGAAGGCTATGTGAAGCTCAACAAGAAGATCTCGCCGGAAGTCGTGGCCGCGGTCACCCAGATCGACGATTATTCCAAGCTCGCCGACACCATCGCTTCCCATCTGGCGGTCAAGATCAATGACAAGCAGGCTGTGCTCGAGACCATTTCGATCGCCAAGAGACTCGAAAAATGTCTGGCCCTCATGGAGAGCGAGATCTCGGTTCTGCAGGTCGAAAAACGCATCCGCACCCGTGTCAAGCGGCAGATGGAGAAGACCCAGCGCGAGTATTATCTGAATGAGCAGATGAAGGCTATTCAGAAGGAACTCGGCGATGAGGACGGCAAGGACGATCTTGCCGAAATCGAGGAACGGATCAAGACGACCAAGCTTTCGAAGGAAGCGCGCGACAAGGCGACCGCGGAACTGAAGAAGCTGCGCCAGATGTCGCCGATGTCGGCGGAAGCCACCGTCGTGCGCAATTACCTCGACTGGCTGCTGACGATTCCGTGGAACAAGCGCTCGAAGATCAAGAAAGATCTGACGATTGCCGAGAACGTGCTCGATAGCGAGCATTTTGGTCTCGAAAAGGTCAAGGAACGGATCGTCGAATATCTTGCGGTTCAAAGCCGGGCCAATAAGTTGACCGGGCCCATCCTCTGCCTCGTCGGTCCTCCCGGCGTCGGCAAGACTTCGCTCGGTAAATCGATCGCCAAGGCGACCGGACGTGAATTCGTCCGGATGTCGCTCGGCGGCGTGCGCGACGAGGCTGAAATCCGCGGGCATCGGCGCACCTATATTGGCTCCATGCCCGGCAAGATCATTCAGTCGATGCGCAAGGCCAAGAGCTCCAATCCGCTCTTCTTGCTCGATGAGATCGATAAGATGGGAATGGATTTCCGGGGCGATCCTTCGTCGGCGCTTCTTGAAGTTCTCGATCCGGAGCAGAATCACTGCTTCAACGATCACTATCTCGAAGTCGACTATGATCTGTCGAACGTGATGTTCGTCACGACCGCGAATACGTTGAATATTCCGGCGCCGTTGATGGATCGTATGGAGATTATCCGCATCGCCGGATACACCGAGGACGAAAAGGTCGAGATCGCGCGTCGCCATTTGATCCCGGCGGGGCTCAAGAAACACGGTCTCGCGCTCAAGGAGTGGTCGATCGACGATGCCGGCCTGATCCTGCTGATCCGGCGCTACACACGTGAGGCGGGGGTCCGCAACCTCGAGCGCGAACTGTCCAAGCTGGCGCGGAAGGCGGTCAAGCAGATCCTCACGGGCGAGACGAAGCAAGTCGCGGTTACCGAGCAGAATCTGCCCGATTTCCTCGGCGTGCCGAAGTTCCGCTACGGCGAGGCCGAAACCGAGGATCAGGTTGGTGTCGTGACCGGTCTGGCCTGGACGGAAGTCGGCGGCGAGTTGCTGACCATCGAAGGCGTGATGATGCCCGGCAAGGGCCGCATGACGGTGACCGGAAATCTGCGCGATGTCATGAAGGAATCGATCTCGGCGGCGGCGTCCTATGTCCGCTCGCGGGCCGTCGATTTTGGCATCGAGCCTCCGGTCTTCGACCGGCGTGACATCCATGTCCACGTTCCCGAGGGCGCTACTCCCAAGGACGGTCCCTCGGCCGGCGTCGCCATGGCAACCGCCATCGTGTCGATCATGACGGGCATTCCGATCAGGCGGGATATCGCGATGACCGGCGAGATCACCTTGCGCGGTCGGGTCCTTCCGATTGGCGGGTTGAAGGAGAAGCTTTTGGCCGCTTTGCGCGGTGGCCTGAAGATGGTCCTGATCCCTGAGGAAAACGCCAAGGATCTCGCTGAGATTCCGAACTCGGTGAAGAATGCGCTGGAAATCGTCCCGGTAGCCCGTATGGATGAAGTCTTGCGTTACGCCTTGATACGTCAACCGAAGCCGATCGTCTGGGAAGAGGACGCAAAGGCCGTGGCGCCGCTTGCTACGGAGGAGGAAACTCCCGGCGCGATCGCCCATTAG